A genomic segment from Comamonas terrigena NBRC 13299 encodes:
- a CDS encoding MFS transporter, whose protein sequence is MVLSVSTPLHTAPAARHRWLVLGIVSVALLLIVIDMTVLYTALPRLTHDLAASASAKLWIINIYALVVSGLLLGMGTLGDKLGHKTMLLSGLVVFGAASLLAAFAPDTGVLIAARALLGVGAAMMMPATLSVIRLSFGDDKERALAIGIWASVASGGAAFGPVVGGALLEHFWWGSVFLINVPIVLVTLPLAWRYIAPSHGDRQRPWDGIASLQVMVGLVACTYAIKEAGKAVPDWAMALLALLLGTAFLAIFVHRQRRSAHPLLDLELFRNPTFSMAVVAALTSSAALLGMQLVFSQRLQLVAGYSPLEAGWATLPLPVAAFVAGPIAGRLLHRWGSPLLLARALLVAGLGMAAYWWVHLAATPWQVLSLAVLGFGVGATMTAASATILMSVAPERAGMAASVEEVSYELGGALGVTLMGSMLSAVYAHSLALPAVAGALPASVRDSLDEALLAAEGLPAAVAQPLVHAAHTAFDQGFTAVLISASALLVAAAALVRWRMR, encoded by the coding sequence ATGGTTCTGTCTGTTTCCACTCCCCTCCACACCGCTCCCGCCGCGCGCCACCGCTGGCTGGTGCTGGGCATTGTGTCCGTGGCCCTGCTGCTGATCGTCATCGACATGACGGTGCTCTACACCGCCCTGCCCCGGCTGACACACGATCTGGCGGCCAGTGCCTCGGCCAAGCTGTGGATCATCAACATCTACGCGCTGGTCGTCTCGGGCCTGCTGCTGGGCATGGGCACGCTGGGCGACAAGCTGGGTCACAAGACGATGCTGCTGTCGGGCCTGGTGGTGTTTGGTGCGGCCTCGCTGCTGGCGGCGTTTGCACCCGACACCGGCGTGCTGATTGCCGCGCGTGCACTGCTGGGTGTGGGCGCCGCCATGATGATGCCGGCCACGCTGTCGGTGATCCGACTGAGCTTTGGCGATGACAAGGAACGTGCCCTGGCCATCGGTATCTGGGCCTCGGTGGCCTCGGGCGGCGCGGCCTTCGGGCCGGTGGTGGGCGGCGCGCTGCTGGAGCATTTCTGGTGGGGTTCGGTGTTCCTGATCAACGTGCCCATTGTGCTGGTCACGCTGCCCCTGGCCTGGCGCTATATCGCCCCCTCGCACGGCGACCGCCAGCGCCCCTGGGACGGCATTGCCAGCCTGCAGGTGATGGTGGGTCTGGTGGCCTGCACCTACGCCATCAAGGAGGCAGGCAAGGCCGTGCCGGACTGGGCCATGGCCCTGCTGGCGCTGCTGCTGGGCACGGCGTTTCTGGCCATCTTTGTGCACCGCCAGCGCCGCAGCGCCCACCCGCTGCTGGACCTGGAACTGTTCCGCAACCCGACGTTCAGCATGGCGGTGGTGGCTGCACTGACCTCGTCGGCTGCGCTGCTGGGCATGCAGCTGGTGTTCAGCCAGCGGCTGCAACTGGTGGCGGGCTATTCCCCCCTGGAGGCCGGCTGGGCCACGCTGCCCCTGCCGGTGGCGGCGTTTGTGGCCGGCCCCATTGCCGGGCGGCTGTTGCACCGCTGGGGCAGCCCGCTGCTGCTGGCGCGTGCGCTGCTGGTGGCCGGCCTGGGCATGGCCGCCTACTGGTGGGTGCACCTGGCCGCCACGCCATGGCAGGTGCTGAGCCTGGCGGTGCTGGGCTTTGGCGTAGGTGCGACGATGACAGCGGCGTCGGCCACCATCCTGATGAGCGTCGCGCCCGAACGCGCGGGCATGGCGGCTTCGGTGGAAGAGGTGTCGTACGAGCTGGGTGGCGCCCTGGGCGTGACGCTGATGGGCAGCATGCTCTCGGCGGTCTACGCCCACAGTCTGGCACTCCCGGCAGTGGCCGGTGCCTTGCCCGCCAGTGTGCGCGACAGCCTGGACGAAGCACTGCTGGCTGCCGAAGGCCTGCCCGCGGCCGTTGCGCAGCCGCTGGTGCACGCCGCCCACACGGCCTTTGACCAGGGCTTTACCGCGGTGCTGATCAGCGCCTCGGCGTTGCTAGTGGCAGCCGCCGCGCTGGTGCGCTGGCGCATGCGCTGA
- a CDS encoding STAS/SEC14 domain-containing protein — protein sequence MLTFTLMKPEGILRLHPSGPLTEQDFERLRTEVDAYLMGHARLNGVLVRAAEFPGWENWAGFSAHMHFVHAHHKRVERIALVTDSAVAGLGEFLAEHFTSAEVRRFPLADERLAMQWLQAAS from the coding sequence ATGCTCACGTTCACCTTGATGAAGCCCGAAGGCATTTTGCGCCTGCACCCCAGCGGCCCGCTGACCGAGCAGGACTTTGAGCGGCTGCGGACCGAGGTGGATGCCTATCTGATGGGCCACGCCCGGCTGAATGGGGTGCTGGTGCGGGCGGCCGAGTTTCCCGGCTGGGAGAACTGGGCCGGGTTCAGCGCCCACATGCACTTTGTGCACGCGCACCACAAGCGGGTGGAGCGCATAGCCCTGGTGACCGACAGTGCGGTGGCGGGCCTGGGCGAGTTTCTGGCCGAGCATTTCACTTCGGCCGAGGTGCGGCGTTTTCCGCTGGCCGATGAACGGCTGGCAATGCAGTGGCTGCAAGCGGCGTCATGA
- a CDS encoding MBL fold metallo-hydrolase: MPLSNPLARFFRSPVVAYPQSPQFAGGRFRNIHPRPAQGPQPGAKVMWDFFFNKPRNSEPAAPLPVQPLTRAQLEVAPERSLYRIGHSTLLMKLRGGWWITDPVFAERASPLAFFGPKRFHAPPIALAELPPLRGVLLSHDHYDHLDRATVRILAAKTDLFICTLGVGDRLVAWGVPAAKVQQYDWWQGTQVDGLRFTATPAQHFSGRSLRDGNHTLWASWVIEDLESTQPLRIFFSGDGGYFDGFRQIGRQFGPFDVTLMETGAYNEHWPYVHMHPAQTVQAHQDLGGKWLLPIHNGTFNLAMHAWWDPFERVVDLAEAQAIAVATPLMGERLDLAAPHTGERWWRALVPVEEGEPRTA, encoded by the coding sequence ATGCCACTTTCCAATCCCTTGGCCCGTTTCTTTCGCAGCCCGGTTGTGGCCTACCCGCAATCGCCCCAGTTTGCGGGCGGGCGCTTTCGCAACATCCACCCCCGTCCTGCCCAGGGTCCACAACCCGGCGCCAAGGTGATGTGGGATTTCTTTTTCAACAAGCCGCGCAACTCGGAGCCGGCGGCACCACTGCCGGTGCAGCCGCTCACGCGCGCCCAGCTGGAGGTGGCGCCCGAGCGCAGCCTCTACCGCATCGGCCACTCCACCTTGCTGATGAAGCTGCGTGGGGGCTGGTGGATCACCGACCCGGTGTTTGCCGAACGTGCCTCACCGCTGGCCTTCTTCGGGCCCAAGCGCTTTCATGCACCACCCATTGCATTGGCGGAGTTGCCACCGTTGCGCGGCGTGCTGTTGTCGCACGACCATTACGACCACCTGGACCGCGCCACGGTGCGGATTCTGGCGGCCAAAACCGATCTGTTCATTTGCACCTTGGGCGTGGGGGACCGGCTGGTGGCATGGGGCGTGCCGGCCGCCAAGGTGCAGCAGTACGACTGGTGGCAGGGCACGCAGGTGGACGGGCTGCGCTTCACGGCCACACCGGCCCAGCACTTTTCGGGTCGCAGCCTGCGCGACGGCAACCACACGCTGTGGGCCTCCTGGGTGATCGAAGACCTGGAAAGCACGCAGCCGCTGCGCATCTTCTTCAGCGGCGATGGCGGCTACTTTGACGGTTTCAGGCAGATAGGCCGGCAGTTTGGCCCCTTCGATGTGACGCTGATGGAGACCGGCGCCTACAACGAACACTGGCCCTATGTGCACATGCACCCCGCGCAGACCGTGCAGGCCCATCAGGATCTGGGCGGCAAATGGCTGCTGCCCATCCACAACGGCACTTTCAATCTGGCCATGCATGCCTGGTGGGACCCGTTCGAGCGCGTGGTGGACCTGGCCGAGGCCCAGGCCATTGCCGTGGCCACGCCGCTGATGGGCGAGCGGCTGGACCTGGCCGCTCCCCATACCGGCGAGCGCTGGTGGCGGGCGCTGGTGCCGGTGGAGGAGGGGGAGCCCCGTACCGCGTGA
- a CDS encoding LysR family transcriptional regulator, with protein MEWTLERLNQFVAVAECGSMTQAARRLGRAQSAVSMAMGLLEADLGVALFSRAGRSVQLTPAGSVMLLEARALLHQAQALELRARALAAGQTATLCMALDEALPYPPIARLLRELAQHYPALELTVLNGTAAEVALAVQSQRAQLRFQFDRGVVGGQFAQRSVASVPQMVCVAHDHPLARQSRVSRQALAAQRQLVMCIEGVEELVLSPRVWRSDSFYVLADMVADGLGWAILPRNIIEYGEGISRLTVLHCPELLLPPLAVRMLTLQGAVLDATAQWIQQRMAEVLMPEGQGLFT; from the coding sequence ATGGAATGGACACTTGAACGCCTGAACCAGTTTGTTGCCGTGGCCGAATGCGGCTCGATGACGCAGGCCGCACGCCGCCTGGGCCGGGCGCAGTCGGCCGTGAGCATGGCCATGGGCTTGCTGGAGGCCGATCTGGGCGTGGCGCTGTTCAGCCGTGCCGGCCGCAGCGTGCAGCTCACACCGGCCGGCAGCGTGATGCTGCTGGAAGCCCGCGCGCTGCTGCACCAGGCCCAGGCGCTGGAGCTGCGGGCCCGTGCACTGGCCGCAGGCCAGACCGCCACGCTGTGCATGGCGCTGGACGAGGCGCTGCCGTACCCGCCGATCGCCCGGTTGCTGCGTGAACTGGCCCAGCACTATCCGGCGCTGGAGCTGACGGTGCTCAACGGCACGGCTGCCGAAGTGGCGCTGGCCGTGCAAAGCCAGCGTGCCCAGCTGCGCTTTCAGTTTGACCGGGGGGTGGTCGGCGGACAGTTTGCCCAGCGCTCCGTGGCCAGCGTGCCGCAGATGGTGTGTGTGGCGCACGACCATCCGCTGGCCCGGCAGTCCCGCGTCAGCCGCCAGGCCCTGGCTGCGCAGCGTCAGTTGGTGATGTGCATCGAAGGCGTGGAGGAGCTGGTGCTCAGCCCCCGCGTGTGGCGTTCGGACAGCTTTTATGTGCTGGCCGACATGGTGGCCGATGGCCTGGGCTGGGCCATCCTGCCGCGCAACATCATCGAGTACGGTGAGGGGATCTCGCGCCTGACCGTGCTGCATTGCCCCGAGCTGCTGCTGCCTCCGCTGGCCGTGCGCATGCTGACGCTGCAAGGCGCCGTACTGGATGCCACTGCGCAGTGGATCCAGCAGCGCATGGCCGAGGTGCTGATGCCGGAGGGCCAGGGCCTGTTCACCTGA
- a CDS encoding DUF2889 domain-containing protein — MPLSAPTVARTPQHIRRIHFNSFVREDGLWDIEGELLDTKAVDVPRVNSPGIRKAGDPIHHMWIRVTVNTQLVVQSIEAVMDAHPLGGCPAALEAMQKMVGSCMARGWRKSIETHLGTIAGCTHMRELLQSMATATFQSIVGAFTTAPDTPPRYLGQCKGWDFDGPGVAEHFPQFVHFQAKPKA; from the coding sequence ATGCCTTTGTCCGCACCCACGGTGGCCCGCACGCCCCAGCATATCCGCCGCATCCACTTCAACAGCTTTGTCCGTGAGGACGGGCTGTGGGACATCGAAGGCGAGCTGCTGGACACCAAGGCTGTCGATGTGCCCCGCGTCAACAGCCCCGGGATACGCAAGGCAGGCGACCCCATCCACCACATGTGGATCCGCGTCACCGTCAACACCCAGCTGGTGGTGCAGTCCATCGAAGCCGTGATGGATGCCCACCCCCTGGGTGGCTGCCCCGCCGCGCTGGAGGCCATGCAGAAGATGGTGGGCAGTTGCATGGCACGCGGCTGGCGCAAGTCGATCGAGACGCACCTGGGCACCATCGCCGGCTGCACCCACATGCGCGAGCTGCTGCAAAGCATGGCCACCGCCACCTTCCAGAGCATTGTCGGCGCCTTCACCACCGCCCCGGACACCCCGCCGCGCTATCTGGGCCAGTGCAAAGGCTGGGACTTTGACGGCCCCGGTGTGGCCGAGCACTTTCCACAGTTTGTGCATTTCCAGGCCAAGCCCAAGGCCTGA
- a CDS encoding tetratricopeptide repeat protein, producing the protein MNPMTQRLQALLDAGKETALLRYTLGKAALDDAQPATALEHLLRATTLDPHYSVAWKLLGKTQLALGDPAAARQAWEHGLACAQDKGDAQVVKELGVFLKRLDKQQG; encoded by the coding sequence ATGAACCCCATGACACAACGCCTGCAGGCTCTGCTGGATGCCGGCAAGGAAACCGCACTGCTGCGCTACACGCTGGGCAAAGCCGCCCTGGACGACGCACAACCCGCCACTGCGCTGGAGCACCTGCTGCGCGCCACCACACTGGATCCGCACTATTCCGTGGCCTGGAAGCTGCTGGGCAAGACCCAGCTGGCGCTAGGCGATCCAGCCGCCGCGCGCCAGGCCTGGGAGCACGGCCTGGCCTGCGCCCAGGACAAGGGCGATGCCCAGGTGGTGAAAGAGCTGGGGGTGTTCCTGAAACGGCTGGACAAACAGCAGGGTTGA
- a CDS encoding VF530 family DNA-binding protein has protein sequence MTTPSAQQPRNPLHGITLERIVTELVDYYGWPGLGDRIQLRCFNVDPSITSSLRFLRKTPWAREKVEGLYLFMLREQRRYGER, from the coding sequence ATGACGACCCCCTCTGCGCAGCAACCCCGCAACCCCTTGCACGGCATCACGCTGGAGCGCATCGTGACCGAGCTGGTGGACTACTACGGTTGGCCCGGCCTGGGCGACCGCATCCAGCTGCGCTGCTTCAATGTCGATCCCAGCATCACGTCCAGCCTGCGCTTTCTGCGCAAGACGCCCTGGGCGCGGGAGAAGGTGGAGGGGCTGTACCTGTTCATGTTGCGCGAGCAGCGGCGGTACGGGGAGCGCTGA
- a CDS encoding multidrug effflux MFS transporter gives MSDLPVSNPASSSAPASALRLVLILGLLSAIGPFAIDMYLPALPQIGASLNAPVSAVQASLTAFFLALGVGQPLFGSLADLWGRKKPLYLGLAIFVLASIGCALAQDIQTLVVLRFIQGLGAAAGMAIPRAVVRDLHTGHEAARMMSLLMLVFSVSPILAPLAGSAVIGLGGWRWVFWAVTAAAVLGMLAMVRGLPETRGPAARGDSQLADTFRAYALLLRDTHYLGLVFIGACAMAGFFVYLAGSPFVLINHYGLSTTQYSMAFALNAVAFIGAAQFTGALGQRFGLATVVKLAASASGVVMVALLTYYLLGGDQLAVLMALYFIASAFMGLVIPTTSVLALEEHGAIAGAASALLGTLQMLMGAIAMQLVGLFSTGKPLPMVVGMATGALCGVALTWITLGTARGRQTAQAQ, from the coding sequence ATGTCTGATTTGCCCGTTTCGAACCCTGCTTCCTCATCTGCCCCTGCTTCCGCCCTGCGCCTGGTCTTGATCCTCGGCCTGCTCTCGGCCATCGGGCCGTTTGCCATCGATATGTACCTGCCGGCGCTGCCGCAGATCGGCGCCAGCCTGAACGCGCCGGTATCGGCCGTGCAGGCCAGCCTGACGGCCTTCTTTTTGGCGCTGGGCGTGGGCCAGCCACTGTTCGGTTCGCTGGCCGATCTGTGGGGCCGCAAAAAGCCGCTGTACCTGGGCCTGGCCATCTTTGTGCTGGCCAGCATCGGCTGCGCGCTGGCGCAGGACATTCAGACCCTGGTGGTGCTGCGCTTCATCCAGGGTCTGGGCGCGGCAGCCGGCATGGCGATTCCCCGCGCCGTGGTGCGGGACCTGCACACCGGCCACGAGGCGGCACGCATGATGTCGCTGCTGATGCTGGTATTCAGCGTCTCGCCCATCCTGGCACCGCTGGCCGGCAGTGCGGTGATTGGGCTGGGCGGCTGGCGCTGGGTGTTCTGGGCGGTCACTGCGGCCGCGGTACTGGGCATGCTGGCCATGGTGCGCGGCCTGCCCGAAACCCGTGGCCCAGCGGCACGCGGCGACAGCCAGCTGGCCGACACGTTCCGCGCCTATGCGCTGCTGCTGCGTGACACGCACTACCTGGGTCTGGTCTTCATCGGGGCCTGCGCCATGGCGGGCTTTTTCGTCTACCTGGCCGGCTCGCCCTTTGTGCTGATCAACCACTACGGTCTCTCCACCACGCAGTACAGCATGGCGTTTGCACTGAATGCCGTGGCCTTCATCGGTGCCGCACAGTTCACCGGCGCGCTGGGCCAGCGCTTCGGCCTGGCCACCGTGGTCAAGCTGGCCGCCAGCGCCAGCGGTGTGGTCATGGTTGCACTGCTGACCTATTACCTGCTGGGCGGCGACCAGTTGGCGGTACTGATGGCGCTGTACTTCATTGCCAGCGCCTTCATGGGTCTGGTGATTCCCACCACCTCCGTGCTGGCCCTGGAAGAGCATGGCGCCATTGCCGGCGCCGCGTCGGCCCTGCTGGGCACGCTGCAGATGCTCATGGGCGCCATCGCCATGCAACTGGTGGGCCTGTTCTCCACCGGCAAGCCCCTGCCCATGGTGGTGGGCATGGCCACCGGCGCGCTGTGCGGCGTGGCGCTGACCTGGATCACGCTGGGGACTGCACGCGGCCGCCAGACAGCCCAGGCACAGTGA
- a CDS encoding Bug family tripartite tricarboxylate transporter substrate binding protein, protein MLSRFAQTRRALGAVLALGTLGTLPLAAAHAAPPTPAFPGKPVRIITPFPVGGGPDGVARLLADGLARRWGQPVVVENRPGGNGFIAIDAFKRAPQDGSTLIVLDGLHLSAYPSLFKKLPYDPQRDFMPLMALFKTYFFITVPQNSPYPSVGALVADALARPGQLNYGSWSVGNPVHLGVELLAARTGARMQHVVFKETSQLYTSVSTGDLHFSLGSAATAGPLQRAGKLRFLAIAAPQRSPDFPDVPTVGESGGPQGLEVSGWNALVAPVGLPPAVAEQIRQDAQAALDTPEARAKFQSFGYTPFPATRKQLEQFIAAEHQRFAEVIRQSHISLD, encoded by the coding sequence ATGCTCTCTCGTTTTGCACAGACCCGCCGGGCCCTGGGCGCTGTCCTGGCGCTGGGAACTCTGGGCACGCTGCCGCTTGCTGCGGCCCATGCGGCCCCGCCCACCCCTGCCTTCCCTGGCAAACCGGTGCGCATCATCACCCCCTTCCCCGTGGGGGGCGGCCCGGACGGTGTGGCCCGCCTGCTGGCTGATGGCCTGGCGCGCCGCTGGGGCCAGCCGGTGGTGGTGGAGAACCGCCCCGGCGGCAACGGCTTCATTGCCATTGATGCCTTCAAGCGCGCTCCACAGGACGGCAGCACGCTGATCGTGCTGGACGGCCTGCACCTGTCTGCCTACCCCAGCCTGTTCAAAAAACTGCCCTACGACCCGCAGCGCGACTTCATGCCGCTGATGGCGTTGTTCAAGACCTATTTTTTCATCACGGTTCCGCAGAACAGCCCCTACCCCTCGGTGGGCGCGCTGGTGGCCGATGCCCTGGCCCGTCCGGGCCAGCTGAACTACGGCTCCTGGTCGGTGGGCAACCCGGTGCACCTGGGGGTCGAACTGCTGGCCGCCCGCACCGGCGCCCGCATGCAGCATGTGGTGTTCAAGGAAACCTCGCAGCTCTATACCTCGGTGTCCACCGGCGATCTGCACTTCTCGCTGGGCAGCGCAGCCACTGCCGGCCCGCTGCAGCGCGCGGGCAAGCTGCGCTTTCTGGCGATTGCGGCGCCGCAGCGCTCACCCGATTTTCCGGATGTGCCCACTGTGGGGGAATCCGGTGGCCCGCAAGGGCTGGAAGTCTCGGGCTGGAACGCCCTGGTGGCCCCGGTCGGCCTGCCGCCCGCAGTGGCGGAGCAGATCCGCCAGGATGCGCAGGCCGCACTGGACACCCCCGAGGCGCGCGCCAAGTTCCAGAGCTTTGGCTACACGCCCTTTCCCGCCACCCGCAAACAGCTGGAACAGTTCATTGCCGCCGAGCACCAGCGCTTTGCCGAGGTGATCCGCCAGAGCCATATCAGCCTGGACTGA